From a single Cyclobacterium marinum DSM 745 genomic region:
- a CDS encoding acetate and sugar kinases/Hsc70/actin family protein codes for MILIADSGSSKTDWRVITHDNKVHQTRTVGFNPYYQTKEDMELGLQTPDLLSWKDIIREVYFYGSGCTSETNKETVKNAINSIYKDAKVYVDHDLMASARATCGHEAGIACILGTGSNSGDYDGDKITDSRPSPGYLLGDEGGGTYIGKHFLQDFIYDDMPTVIREAFIDKYHLSIIDIQDNVYKRPFPNRFMASFCEFIAQHKADPYCYGLFYNGFKDFFSRHVMRYKDYQSKPVNFVGSIAYYNNDVLRQIGHDLNIQINTILETPIAGLTLYHQKKI; via the coding sequence ATGATTCTGATCGCAGACAGTGGCTCTAGCAAAACGGACTGGAGAGTAATCACACATGATAATAAAGTTCATCAAACAAGAACGGTAGGGTTCAACCCCTATTACCAGACCAAAGAGGATATGGAACTAGGGCTTCAAACCCCTGACCTCCTATCGTGGAAAGACATTATTCGCGAGGTTTATTTTTATGGATCCGGTTGCACATCTGAGACCAATAAAGAAACTGTAAAAAATGCCATCAACAGCATTTACAAAGATGCCAAGGTATATGTGGACCATGACCTTATGGCCTCTGCCAGGGCTACCTGTGGTCATGAAGCAGGAATTGCCTGCATATTAGGAACTGGTTCAAATAGTGGTGACTATGATGGAGACAAAATAACTGACAGCAGGCCCTCCCCCGGTTACCTATTAGGAGATGAAGGTGGAGGAACTTATATTGGAAAGCACTTCCTACAAGATTTTATTTACGATGACATGCCGACTGTTATCAGGGAAGCTTTTATTGACAAATACCACCTTTCCATTATTGATATTCAAGACAATGTTTATAAAAGGCCATTTCCCAATCGCTTTATGGCAAGCTTTTGTGAATTTATAGCCCAACATAAGGCTGACCCATATTGTTATGGACTGTTCTACAATGGTTTCAAAGATTTCTTCTCAAGGCATGTCATGAGGTACAAAGATTATCAAAGCAAACCTGTTAATTTTGTCGGATCTATTGCCTATTATAACAATGATGTCCTAAGACAAATTGGACACGACCTTAACATACAAATTAATACTATTCTCGAAACTCCAATAGCCGGATTAACACTCTACCATCAGAAAAAAATATGA
- a CDS encoding cytochrome b5 domain-containing protein, translating to MISISKNQLALRNGQDKPDIWIAYKGKIYDVGNSRLWKNGKHYEHWAGQDLTEELEDAPHNENVFDKFEPIGYLI from the coding sequence ATGATTTCTATTTCTAAAAATCAACTGGCCTTAAGAAACGGACAGGACAAACCTGACATATGGATTGCTTACAAAGGCAAAATATATGATGTAGGGAATTCCAGACTGTGGAAAAATGGCAAACATTATGAACATTGGGCAGGGCAAGACCTAACAGAGGAACTGGAAGATGCCCCACATAATGAAAATGTATTTGATAAATTTGAACCAATTGGCTATTTAATATAA
- the accD gene encoding acetyl-CoA carboxylase, carboxyltransferase subunit beta: MAWFKRKDAGIKTSTEEKKDTPDGLWYKTPKGNIIHTRELKNNSYVCPDDDYHVKIGSKEYFEILFDDNKFTELDKEMISGDPLNFVDSKPYPTRIKDTIAKTNLKDAARTGVGKLNGLDIVITCMDFKFIGGSMGSVVGEKIARAIDYSLKHKVPFLMISKSGGARMMEAGFSLMQMAKTSAKLALLDEAGIPYISLMTDPTTGGVTASFAMLGDFNIAEPGALIGFAGPRVIRETIGKDLPKGFQSSEFVLEHGFLDFIIDRRQLKNRIYTLLNLLRQ; this comes from the coding sequence ATGGCTTGGTTTAAAAGAAAAGATGCCGGCATTAAAACCTCAACAGAGGAGAAAAAAGACACCCCGGACGGATTATGGTATAAAACCCCTAAGGGAAATATCATTCACACCCGAGAGTTAAAAAACAATTCCTATGTTTGCCCGGATGACGATTATCATGTAAAAATCGGTTCCAAGGAATACTTCGAGATCCTTTTTGATGATAACAAATTCACAGAATTGGACAAGGAGATGATATCAGGTGACCCTTTAAATTTCGTAGATAGCAAACCCTATCCTACCCGAATTAAAGACACTATTGCAAAAACCAATTTAAAGGATGCGGCCAGAACAGGCGTTGGGAAATTGAATGGTTTGGACATTGTCATTACTTGTATGGACTTCAAATTTATTGGTGGGTCTATGGGTTCTGTGGTAGGAGAAAAAATTGCCCGAGCAATTGATTACTCCTTGAAGCACAAGGTACCTTTTTTGATGATTTCAAAATCAGGAGGGGCCAGAATGATGGAAGCCGGTTTTAGTCTGATGCAAATGGCTAAAACTTCTGCAAAGCTTGCACTTTTGGATGAAGCAGGAATACCTTATATCTCTCTAATGACAGACCCCACCACTGGAGGAGTAACGGCTTCATTTGCTATGTTGGGGGACTTCAATATTGCCGAACCGGGAGCACTCATCGGATTTGCTGGTCCTAGAGTAATCCGAGAAACCATTGGCAAAGATTTACCTAAAGGATTTCAAAGTTCAGAATTTGTTTTGGAACACGGGTTCTTAGACTTTATCATCGACAGAAGACAGTTGAAAAACAGAATTTACACCTTGCTAAACCTTCTTCGACAGTAG
- a CDS encoding formimidoylglutamase has product MDLQAFFEPIPSEILQEEYGHNAFFHHIHCHDETFPDLEGIQIAIIGIEEYRGTGDDALNNSLASSSAIRKKLYSLKKGQGNYSLADLGNIKLGENLQETRSLISSIGELMIKTQVLPIFIGGSHDLDVGQFKAYQHMKKLVSLLTVDAKMDMEDAGNPQDMHSQEVVLHEPNYMFNYCHLAYQSFLTDPELVTTLEKLYFDHIRLGQLRDNFKETEPLIRNADLLSFDICSINSSDAPGAIGAQPFGLSAEEACQICWFAGTNEKLSSIGIYGYHVDLDDPRQKTAAIIATMIWYFIEGFHQRKDSLSFKSSDYIKYTVSLDSKPSILHFYKSKLSGKWWLEIPRNKGEKFNRDTIIPCSYQDYQTAQKGEIPERWVNAQLKLY; this is encoded by the coding sequence ATGGATTTACAGGCATTTTTCGAACCTATCCCTTCCGAAATTCTACAAGAAGAATATGGGCACAATGCATTTTTTCACCACATTCATTGTCATGATGAAACATTTCCTGACCTTGAAGGCATTCAAATCGCTATCATAGGCATTGAAGAATACAGGGGCACCGGGGATGATGCTTTGAATAATTCATTGGCTAGCAGCTCTGCCATTCGCAAAAAATTATATTCCCTCAAAAAGGGGCAAGGAAATTACAGTCTCGCAGATTTAGGGAATATCAAACTCGGTGAAAATTTACAAGAAACCCGCTCTCTGATAAGTTCCATTGGTGAATTAATGATAAAAACGCAGGTTTTGCCAATCTTTATCGGGGGAAGTCATGACTTAGATGTAGGACAGTTCAAGGCCTACCAACACATGAAAAAACTTGTCAGCTTACTTACAGTTGATGCTAAAATGGACATGGAAGATGCTGGCAATCCTCAGGACATGCACTCTCAAGAGGTGGTTTTACATGAGCCCAATTATATGTTTAACTATTGCCATCTTGCCTACCAAAGTTTTTTGACTGATCCAGAATTGGTGACTACCTTAGAGAAGCTTTACTTTGACCATATCCGATTGGGTCAGTTAAGGGATAATTTTAAAGAAACAGAACCCCTGATTCGAAATGCAGATTTATTAAGCTTTGACATTTGCTCCATCAACTCCTCGGATGCCCCCGGAGCCATTGGAGCACAGCCTTTTGGCTTAAGTGCAGAAGAAGCCTGCCAAATATGCTGGTTTGCGGGAACCAATGAAAAGTTAAGTTCCATTGGAATCTATGGATACCATGTGGATTTGGACGACCCAAGACAGAAAACCGCCGCAATCATAGCCACCATGATTTGGTATTTTATCGAAGGGTTTCACCAGAGAAAAGACAGCCTATCATTTAAAAGTAGTGACTATATCAAATACACGGTTTCCTTAGATTCCAAGCCATCCATCTTGCATTTTTATAAAAGCAAACTAAGTGGAAAATGGTGGTTGGAAATCCCAAGGAACAAAGGAGAAAAATTCAATCGAGATACCATTATTCCTTGTAGCTATCAGGATTATCAAACTGCCCAAAAAGGTGAAATACCTGAGCGCTGGGTCAATGCCCAATTAAAACTTTATTAA
- the nqrF gene encoding NADH:ubiquinone reductase (Na(+)-transporting) subunit F: MSSVIITSIVAFTIIILLLVFVLLFAQSKLVSSGDVKIIINGDEKNPLIASAGSTLLNTLSGKKIFLPSACGGGGTCAMCKCTIEEGGGEVLPTEEGHLSRAEKQNQVRLSCQVKVKNDMKIRIPEEIFGIKKWECEVISNYNVSTFIKEFKVKLPEGETLDFEPGGYIQIDVPAITVSFKGMDITPHPELEHPNDVYQSDWDKFGLWDLTMKNDEPLFRAYSMANHPAEGNIVMLTIRIATPPWDRANNRWMDVNPGVCSSYVFSRVPGDKVTISGPYGEFHINPTQREMIYIGGGAGMAPLRSHLFHLFHTEKTNRKVSYWYGGRSKKELFYTPHFRGIEKDFPNFSFNIGLSEPLPEDNWKVKKSMDDKEGDGYVGFIHQVLYDNYLKDIDEPDEIEYYLCGPPLMNAAVLKMLDDLGVPKENIRFDDFGG, from the coding sequence ATGAGTTCAGTAATCATTACTTCGATAGTAGCATTTACCATTATTATTCTGCTACTGGTGTTTGTTCTTCTTTTTGCCCAGTCAAAATTGGTGTCGTCAGGAGATGTAAAAATTATAATTAACGGGGATGAAAAAAATCCTCTAATTGCATCTGCCGGATCCACCCTGCTAAACACTTTAAGTGGCAAAAAAATCTTTCTTCCTTCAGCATGTGGAGGTGGGGGTACTTGTGCCATGTGCAAGTGTACCATTGAAGAAGGTGGAGGTGAAGTACTTCCTACAGAAGAAGGGCACCTTAGCAGAGCAGAAAAACAAAACCAGGTTAGACTTTCTTGCCAGGTAAAGGTAAAAAATGACATGAAGATCCGGATTCCGGAAGAAATCTTCGGTATTAAGAAATGGGAATGTGAAGTAATTTCTAATTACAACGTTTCTACTTTTATTAAAGAATTTAAAGTAAAACTTCCTGAAGGTGAAACCTTGGACTTTGAACCGGGAGGTTATATTCAAATAGATGTTCCTGCCATTACGGTATCTTTTAAGGGTATGGATATTACTCCGCACCCTGAGCTAGAACACCCGAATGATGTTTATCAAAGTGATTGGGATAAGTTTGGTTTATGGGATCTTACCATGAAAAATGACGAGCCTCTTTTTAGAGCTTACTCCATGGCCAACCACCCTGCAGAAGGAAACATCGTGATGCTAACCATTCGTATTGCTACTCCACCTTGGGATAGAGCCAATAACAGATGGATGGATGTTAACCCAGGTGTATGTTCATCTTATGTTTTCTCAAGAGTGCCGGGTGATAAAGTAACCATTTCAGGACCTTATGGTGAATTCCATATCAACCCTACCCAAAGAGAAATGATTTACATTGGTGGTGGTGCCGGTATGGCTCCATTAAGATCTCACCTTTTCCATCTTTTCCACACAGAGAAAACAAATAGAAAAGTATCTTATTGGTATGGAGGTAGATCTAAAAAGGAATTGTTCTACACCCCACACTTTAGAGGTATTGAAAAAGATTTCCCAAATTTCAGTTTCAACATCGGCTTATCCGAACCTCTACCTGAGGACAATTGGAAAGTGAAAAAGTCAATGGATGACAAGGAGGGTGATGGCTATGTAGGCTTTATCCACCAAGTTCTTTATGACAACTACCTTAAAGATATTGACGAACCGGATGAGATAGAATATTACTTATGTGGCCCTCCTTTGATGAATGCAGCAGTACTTAAGATGCTGGATGATTTGGGTGTTCCAAAAGAGAATATCAGATTCGATGATTTCGGAGGATAA
- the murQ gene encoding N-acetylmuramic acid 6-phosphate etherase: MRTTESASYYNHLEKMSVNELLTNMNKEDQTVPHAVNKAIPQIQKLVEAIVPRMEKGGRLFYIGAGTSGRLGILDASECPPTYGVPHDLVIGIIAGGDTAIRKAVENAEDDPEQAWADIQAFDFNAQDTVIGIAASGTTPYVIGGVKNAMKEGLLTGCITCNEGSPLAKEVAMPIEIVVGPEFVTGSTRMKSGTAQKLALNMISTSVMIKLGKVKGNKMVDMQLSNKKLVQRGALMIMEATGLEEEEALAMLKEHGSVRNAVEAFEKRV, from the coding sequence ATGAGAACCACAGAAAGCGCCTCTTATTACAATCACCTTGAAAAAATGTCGGTCAACGAACTATTGACCAATATGAACAAAGAAGATCAGACGGTACCACATGCAGTCAATAAGGCTATTCCTCAAATTCAAAAATTGGTGGAAGCCATAGTTCCGAGGATGGAAAAAGGTGGTCGTTTATTTTATATTGGAGCAGGCACAAGTGGCCGACTAGGAATCCTTGATGCTTCAGAGTGCCCGCCAACTTATGGTGTACCGCATGATTTGGTAATTGGCATTATAGCCGGAGGTGATACAGCCATAAGAAAAGCTGTGGAAAATGCTGAAGATGATCCTGAGCAAGCTTGGGCAGACATTCAGGCATTTGATTTCAACGCTCAAGATACCGTTATCGGTATAGCCGCATCCGGCACAACTCCTTATGTAATAGGTGGAGTAAAAAATGCAATGAAGGAAGGTTTACTAACAGGCTGCATAACATGCAATGAAGGCAGCCCTTTGGCCAAAGAAGTGGCCATGCCGATAGAGATCGTGGTAGGTCCTGAGTTTGTCACTGGAAGTACTAGAATGAAATCCGGGACTGCTCAAAAACTTGCCCTTAACATGATATCTACCAGTGTGATGATTAAACTTGGAAAGGTAAAAGGCAATAAAATGGTGGACATGCAGCTGTCCAACAAAAAATTGGTTCAAAGAGGGGCATTGATGATCATGGAAGCCACAGGACTTGAAGAAGAAGAAGCTTTAGCAATGCTTAAAGAACATGGTTCAGTAAGAAATGCAGTTGAAGCCTTTGAAAAAAGAGTTTAA
- a CDS encoding mannose-1-phosphate guanylyltransferase gives MKKEDRYIVILAGGLGINFWPSSRRQRPKQFLDLLGTGRTLLQMTYDRYVNHFENYQFIIVTNKEYFTLVKDQLPDIPEGQILVEPMQRNTAASIALASYKIQKLNPNAKVLVSPSDQLIFNEKLFFEAIDKAMEGASSLGKLITIGIKPNRPDTDFGYIQFFPETGQPVKKVKTFSEKPDLDLAITFIESGDFVWNTGTFVWKNESIIQAFGKYLPDMAEVFEEGEVYFCTDKEAEFLIKAYSFIRNISIDNGIFEKSNEVFVVLGEFGWTDLGSWQNLYEVSEKDQENNSVKGQAMLYETSNCFISVPPRKLVVVQGLKDYLISDSEDVLLICKLDANSKYKEYISDARKIDESYT, from the coding sequence ATGAAGAAAGAGGACAGGTACATTGTGATTTTGGCTGGTGGTTTGGGTATTAATTTTTGGCCTTCTAGTAGGCGCCAAAGGCCCAAACAATTTTTAGATCTATTGGGAACGGGTCGCACCTTGTTGCAAATGACTTACGACCGATATGTCAACCATTTTGAAAACTATCAATTCATTATTGTTACCAATAAAGAATACTTCACTTTGGTAAAAGATCAATTACCGGATATTCCCGAAGGGCAAATCCTGGTAGAGCCTATGCAACGAAATACAGCTGCATCTATAGCCTTAGCGAGCTATAAAATTCAAAAGCTTAATCCAAATGCTAAAGTTTTAGTTAGCCCTTCCGATCAATTGATCTTTAATGAAAAGCTGTTTTTTGAAGCCATAGATAAGGCCATGGAAGGTGCCTCATCCTTAGGAAAGCTGATAACTATTGGAATAAAGCCCAATAGGCCGGATACAGATTTTGGTTACATCCAGTTTTTTCCTGAAACCGGACAACCAGTAAAAAAAGTCAAAACATTTTCTGAAAAACCCGATTTAGATTTGGCCATTACCTTTATCGAAAGCGGAGATTTTGTATGGAATACCGGGACTTTTGTTTGGAAAAACGAAAGCATCATTCAGGCCTTCGGTAAATACCTACCTGATATGGCTGAAGTATTTGAAGAAGGCGAAGTTTATTTTTGTACAGACAAAGAGGCTGAATTTCTAATAAAAGCTTATAGTTTTATTAGAAATATTTCCATTGATAATGGGATTTTTGAAAAATCGAATGAAGTGTTTGTAGTGCTGGGAGAGTTTGGCTGGACGGACCTTGGATCCTGGCAGAATTTATATGAAGTCAGTGAAAAAGACCAAGAGAACAATTCAGTTAAAGGCCAAGCAATGCTATACGAAACCAGTAATTGCTTCATCAGTGTGCCTCCCAGAAAACTGGTTGTGGTTCAAGGGCTTAAAGATTACCTTATTAGTGACAGTGAAGATGTATTATTGATATGTAAGCTAGATGCAAATAGCAAATACAAGGAATATATTTCCGATGCCAGAAAGATTGATGAAAGTTACACCTGA